From one Caldithrix abyssi DSM 13497 genomic stretch:
- a CDS encoding type II secretion system protein, producing MNTFIQMPKNRKVATGQKKMVFQKFLAREDGFSLMELIVTLVIIGSISAIAYGVVLLNARMFGTLSGEISTRWELRKTLNIMREDFLELNPANILSISNGNEIYFKKINGDKVRYSYLNQTLSRRKNSEAWEVLLTNVTTPPFAYFDSNMNPINNKNEIVYIKASLAVNKNGNVRSAEDLFFLRNLTIKQPKIGNDSDDDKDHDHKDDDDDDDNNHQHHHRHRHGED from the coding sequence ATGAACACGTTCATTCAAATGCCAAAGAACAGAAAAGTTGCAACCGGGCAAAAGAAAATGGTCTTCCAAAAGTTTCTGGCACGGGAAGATGGATTTTCTTTGATGGAATTGATCGTGACTTTGGTTATAATTGGTTCCATCTCAGCCATAGCTTATGGCGTGGTATTGTTGAACGCCCGAATGTTCGGAACTTTATCCGGCGAAATTTCAACGCGCTGGGAATTGCGCAAAACCTTAAACATCATGCGCGAAGATTTTTTAGAACTCAATCCTGCCAATATCCTGAGCATTTCTAACGGCAATGAAATATATTTCAAAAAAATAAATGGCGATAAGGTCCGTTATTCCTACTTAAATCAAACGCTTTCCAGAAGAAAAAATTCTGAAGCGTGGGAAGTTTTGCTCACCAATGTGACCACTCCACCTTTTGCCTATTTTGATTCCAACATGAATCCGATCAATAATAAGAATGAAATAGTCTATATTAAAGCATCGTTAGCGGTAAATAAAAATGGCAATGTGCGTTCGGCAGAAGACCTCTTTTTTTTAAGAAACCTTACCATAAAACAACCAAAAATTGGCAACGATTCAGACGACGATAAAGATCATGATCATAAAGATGATGATGATGACGACGATAATAACCACCAGCATCACCACCGTCATCGCCATGGCGAGGATTAA
- a CDS encoding prepilin-type N-terminal cleavage/methylation domain-containing protein produces the protein MLTRFKQREEGLTLIELVVVLVLIGIIFPTFFSLAGMASVKAAKFLRSQQAQYLAESKMEEIIGFRKLNWDWYKSIEKFEKTETLDDDFTRSVKVEKIKNWGKAQIEGWQVTVTVSHPVLEENVTLSIRFSKYYEIKE, from the coding sequence ATGCTAACCAGATTCAAACAGCGTGAAGAGGGTTTAACATTAATCGAATTAGTTGTGGTACTTGTGCTGATTGGCATTATTTTTCCTACATTTTTCAGCCTGGCCGGAATGGCATCGGTAAAGGCGGCAAAATTTCTTCGTTCTCAACAGGCCCAGTATCTGGCAGAAAGCAAAATGGAAGAGATAATCGGTTTTAGAAAATTAAACTGGGACTGGTACAAATCCATTGAAAAATTTGAAAAAACAGAGACTCTGGACGATGATTTCACCAGAAGTGTGAAGGTCGAAAAAATTAAAAACTGGGGAAAGGCGCAAATCGAAGGTTGGCAGGTTACGGTTACGGTGTCGCACCCTGTGCTGGAAGAGAATGTCACTTTATCCATTCGTTTTTCGAAATATTATGAGATTAAAGAATGA
- a CDS encoding prepilin-type N-terminal cleavage/methylation domain-containing protein, which produces MRALRSQKGFTLIELVVVIVILGVLAAIAVPRYLDLTKNANATRDLANAKSIEAAIMMHFANKVMADPTYTLQKAVNDYKKNPGSFFTDGKVPKKSNGSDFSVSVSSSGALVIK; this is translated from the coding sequence ATGCGTGCCTTAAGAAGTCAAAAAGGTTTCACCTTAATCGAGCTGGTTGTGGTTATCGTCATTTTAGGGGTGCTGGCAGCTATTGCCGTACCGCGCTATCTTGACTTAACCAAAAATGCCAATGCCACACGCGACCTGGCAAATGCCAAATCCATTGAAGCGGCCATCATGATGCACTTTGCCAATAAGGTAATGGCAGACCCAACCTACACCTTGCAAAAAGCGGTTAACGATTACAAGAAGAATCCTGGCTCATTCTTTACCGATGGCAAGGTGCCTAAAAAATCGAATGGATCTGATTTCAGTGTGAGTGTATCCTCATCCGGCGCTCTTGTTATAAAATGA
- a CDS encoding type II secretion system F family protein — MPNYKYKAYNAEGKLVESTMLASSEDEVTRQLDELNMVPVFIEPVESSKKTRKIRMNIKDDAVLHFTKQLSTMLRAGIPMLLALQTVKDQTKDENLKQVIETIRKDIEQGSKFSDALAQFPKIFSKIFINAIRVGEISGTLEDSLQYMHEYMEKDIKMRSSVKKALRYPMFVVIAIVAAFLIFVTTVIPNFIPMFEATGAQLPLPTRLLLGVYALLTKYGLITLFVMIVLSGTAIYYFRTPKGRYWLDEHILKLPVFGNFIRKVIIARFARLFYTMNRTGVNITETLEIIQTSLGNLFYNKVLASVADRILKGESIADALRKSGEFPDLLIDMVSIGEKSGSLDDMLLSVSNYYEEEVSDMVENMSSLIEPVMTIVLGGMILILALALIMPMLDMMNLM, encoded by the coding sequence ATGCCGAACTATAAATATAAGGCCTACAATGCAGAAGGAAAGCTGGTGGAAAGCACCATGCTGGCCAGCAGCGAGGATGAGGTAACGCGTCAGCTTGATGAACTCAATATGGTTCCGGTGTTCATTGAGCCGGTGGAATCGTCTAAAAAAACCAGAAAGATAAGAATGAACATCAAAGACGATGCTGTTCTGCATTTTACAAAGCAGCTTTCCACCATGCTGCGCGCCGGAATCCCCATGTTGTTGGCCTTACAAACGGTAAAAGATCAAACCAAAGATGAAAACCTTAAACAGGTTATTGAGACCATTCGCAAAGATATTGAGCAGGGCAGCAAGTTTTCGGATGCTTTAGCCCAGTTTCCGAAAATTTTCTCAAAAATTTTCATCAATGCCATCAGAGTGGGAGAGATAAGCGGAACGCTGGAAGATTCTTTGCAATATATGCACGAATACATGGAAAAAGATATTAAAATGCGTTCCTCGGTGAAAAAAGCGCTCCGCTATCCCATGTTTGTAGTGATTGCCATTGTGGCCGCTTTCCTCATTTTTGTGACCACCGTAATCCCCAATTTTATTCCCATGTTTGAAGCCACAGGCGCCCAGCTTCCCTTGCCCACGCGTTTGCTGCTCGGCGTTTATGCCTTATTAACTAAATATGGATTAATAACTTTATTTGTGATGATTGTACTCTCTGGGACGGCCATTTACTATTTTCGAACGCCAAAAGGCCGATACTGGCTGGATGAACACATCTTAAAATTGCCCGTATTCGGCAACTTTATCAGAAAAGTGATAATCGCGCGCTTTGCCCGTCTTTTTTATACAATGAATCGGACAGGGGTAAATATTACCGAAACCCTGGAAATTATCCAGACATCGCTCGGTAATCTCTTTTATAATAAAGTTTTAGCCAGTGTGGCCGATAGAATATTAAAGGGAGAAAGTATTGCAGACGCTTTACGGAAAAGCGGAGAGTTCCCGGATTTGTTGATCGATATGGTTTCCATCGGAGAGAAATCGGGTTCTCTGGACGACATGCTCCTGAGTGTTTCGAATTATTACGAAGAGGAAGTAAGCGACATGGTAGAAAATATGAGTTCCTTGATTGAGCCGGTTATGACCATTGTACTTGGCGGGATGATATTAATCCTGGCTCTGGCGCTGATAATGCCCATGTTAGATATGATGAATTTAATGTAG
- a CDS encoding prepilin peptidase codes for MKTIDILVILFGLATGSFLNVCAARLPLKRSVLWGRSQCPVCGHQISWYDNIPLLSFVLLKGKCRYCKAKISLQYPLIEAFSALVTYALYLKFGLSITAVFYGIFIYFLIVIGLIDFKTKLILNRLLIPLFTAGVLLNFFGEIIPFKDALSGAFLGGGIMWMAAILGAKIFKKEAMGMGDVKLAFVAGFFLGWQHILLALYLGFVIALLFILAIWLFKKKEAPSLIPMGPFLALGFIVYLFYGKLLIQWYLSWLS; via the coding sequence ATGAAAACAATCGATATCCTGGTCATTTTATTTGGATTGGCGACAGGCAGTTTTTTGAACGTGTGTGCGGCGCGCCTTCCTTTAAAGCGCTCTGTGTTATGGGGGCGTTCTCAATGTCCCGTTTGCGGACATCAGATTTCGTGGTACGATAATATTCCGCTTTTGTCTTTTGTTTTATTAAAAGGTAAATGCCGTTATTGTAAGGCAAAAATTTCTTTGCAATATCCTTTAATTGAGGCATTTAGCGCACTGGTGACCTATGCTTTATATTTAAAATTTGGTTTAAGTATAACCGCTGTTTTTTATGGTATTTTTATTTATTTTCTCATTGTCATCGGATTAATCGATTTTAAAACAAAGTTAATTTTAAATCGTTTGTTAATACCTTTATTCACTGCCGGTGTCCTGCTTAATTTCTTTGGCGAAATAATTCCTTTTAAAGACGCCTTATCTGGCGCTTTTTTAGGCGGCGGCATAATGTGGATGGCGGCTATTTTGGGCGCAAAAATATTTAAAAAAGAAGCAATGGGCATGGGCGATGTAAAACTGGCGTTTGTGGCCGGTTTTTTTCTGGGCTGGCAGCACATTTTGCTCGCATTATATCTGGGCTTTGTGATTGCGCTGCTGTTTATTCTGGCTATCTGGTTATTTAAAAAGAAAGAGGCGCCCAGCTTAATCCCTATGGGGCCCTTTTTAGCGCTGGGCTTTATTGTCTATCTATTTTATGGAAAGTTGCTCATTCAATGGTATTTGAGTTGGTTGAGTTAA
- a CDS encoding ATPase, T2SS/T4P/T4SS family, whose amino-acid sequence MVVSHKHVFEDDWLVKALLYYQIIDEKLYDELAGRYAGEKYFFNVLIKNNYLQKEDLITFIEEALQIPVIDLDKIKIDQQLIKTIPKELCEKYQIFPFRQNKSEVHIACFNPYNLEAEKEIELISGKYVKTYFALLEQVQRKIKEYYTPEELIDTLVNKDGHNLKVRVAGEDFVEEKGVVKLVNQIFAEAVANDASDIHIEAGEKEVVVRLRIDGVMHTIMELPKTLHSQLVSRIKVISNLNIAETRKPQDGKAKIIVDDADIDLRVSVLPTSYGEKVVIRLLDKRKAMVSFEQLGIRGFNLQQLEKVFSVRQGLVLVTGPTGSGKSTTLYAAINRLRSSATNILTVEDPIEYVFEGINQVQVNEKAGITFASALRSFLRQDPDVILVGEIRDAETAEIAIQAALTGHLVLSTLHTNDTFGTITRLADMGIDETKVAEALQAVIAQRLVRKLCMQCKKPVDSKLLDPGLIHFFRNLGCENYQVYSAEGCAACNYTGYKGRTGVYEILLINRELKDALYNKASLRELRSIARKHGFRNLFEDGLSLVAEGITDYQEVLRVIQPDLTPIKCKYEETSVQPVSVSTPRTVQEKKSALKADEDEELFYKEEDLLKMDDDLQAEDTAASKTGPTVEGEMGVPQSAPKSSKSVKDKKGAQDPLSEIKKLAKEIKKETSVPDRAASSEAPKISPPAPEKKAEDREVDILVVEDYAVTRTLLKKMLERQKGWKVREAEDGYDALDQVDKKVPDIILLDLMMPNMDGYEFLQHLRSSPETENVPVLIITSLNGTESELKGFEYGADDFVTKPINMNSLIARIQRHLARTYPKKISLNNQKVSV is encoded by the coding sequence ATGGTGGTTTCTCATAAACATGTTTTTGAAGACGATTGGCTGGTCAAGGCCTTGCTCTATTATCAGATCATAGATGAAAAATTGTATGATGAGCTGGCCGGTCGCTACGCCGGAGAAAAATACTTTTTTAATGTGTTAATAAAAAATAACTATTTGCAAAAGGAAGATCTGATAACTTTTATTGAAGAAGCATTACAAATACCGGTAATCGATCTTGATAAAATCAAAATAGATCAGCAGCTGATTAAAACCATTCCCAAAGAATTGTGCGAAAAATACCAGATATTTCCTTTCAGGCAAAATAAGAGCGAAGTACACATTGCCTGCTTTAATCCCTATAATCTGGAAGCGGAAAAAGAGATTGAATTAATAAGCGGAAAGTATGTAAAGACCTATTTTGCCCTTTTGGAACAGGTTCAAAGAAAAATTAAAGAGTATTACACGCCGGAAGAGTTGATCGATACTCTGGTAAATAAAGATGGACATAATCTTAAAGTCCGGGTTGCAGGGGAAGATTTCGTTGAGGAAAAAGGCGTTGTTAAGCTGGTAAACCAGATTTTTGCCGAGGCGGTGGCCAACGATGCCAGCGATATTCACATCGAGGCCGGAGAAAAAGAAGTGGTGGTGCGGTTACGCATCGATGGCGTAATGCATACCATTATGGAGCTGCCCAAAACCCTGCATTCGCAGCTGGTGAGCAGAATTAAGGTCATTTCAAACCTGAACATCGCCGAAACCAGAAAACCGCAGGACGGTAAGGCTAAAATCATTGTCGATGATGCGGATATCGATTTGCGCGTTTCGGTTTTGCCAACCAGTTACGGCGAGAAAGTGGTCATTCGATTGCTGGATAAACGTAAGGCCATGGTATCATTTGAACAACTCGGCATTCGGGGCTTTAATTTACAGCAGCTGGAAAAGGTGTTCTCCGTGCGCCAGGGATTGGTTCTGGTGACCGGACCTACCGGTTCCGGAAAAAGTACAACCCTGTATGCGGCCATTAATAGACTGCGTTCTTCAGCCACCAATATTTTAACGGTGGAAGACCCCATTGAATATGTGTTTGAAGGCATAAATCAGGTGCAGGTTAATGAAAAAGCGGGCATCACCTTTGCCTCGGCTCTGCGCTCATTTTTACGTCAGGATCCCGATGTCATTCTGGTGGGAGAGATTCGCGATGCTGAAACCGCAGAAATTGCCATCCAGGCCGCTTTGACCGGTCACCTCGTTCTCAGTACCTTACACACCAACGATACGTTTGGCACCATTACGCGTCTGGCCGATATGGGAATTGATGAGACGAAGGTGGCGGAGGCGTTGCAGGCGGTGATCGCGCAACGTCTGGTGCGCAAACTTTGTATGCAATGCAAAAAGCCGGTGGATTCTAAGCTTTTAGATCCAGGATTAATACATTTTTTTAGGAATTTAGGATGTGAAAATTATCAGGTGTACAGCGCTGAAGGATGCGCAGCCTGTAATTACACGGGATACAAAGGACGTACCGGCGTTTATGAAATCCTTTTAATTAATCGCGAATTAAAAGACGCCCTGTACAATAAGGCCTCCCTGCGCGAACTGCGTTCCATCGCCAGAAAACATGGCTTTCGTAATCTTTTTGAAGACGGTCTGTCGCTGGTTGCCGAAGGCATCACCGATTATCAGGAAGTTTTGCGCGTCATTCAACCAGATTTGACTCCGATCAAATGCAAATACGAAGAAACGTCCGTTCAGCCAGTATCAGTATCGACTCCAAGAACCGTTCAGGAAAAAAAATCTGCTTTGAAAGCAGACGAGGATGAAGAATTATTTTACAAAGAAGAAGACCTCCTGAAAATGGATGACGATTTACAGGCCGAAGATACGGCCGCCTCAAAGACAGGGCCCACCGTGGAAGGTGAAATGGGCGTCCCGCAAAGCGCGCCAAAATCATCTAAAAGCGTGAAAGACAAAAAGGGGGCACAAGATCCCTTATCCGAAATTAAAAAATTAGCAAAAGAAATTAAAAAAGAAACCAGCGTTCCAGACAGGGCTGCATCCAGTGAAGCGCCTAAAATTTCACCGCCAGCCCCCGAAAAGAAGGCGGAAGACCGCGAAGTGGATATTCTGGTGGTAGAAGATTATGCGGTTACAAGAACCCTTTTAAAAAAGATGCTGGAGCGACAAAAAGGATGGAAGGTAAGAGAAGCAGAAGATGGCTATGATGCCCTGGATCAGGTGGATAAAAAGGTTCCAGATATTATTTTATTAGACCTGATGATGCCCAATATGGATGGTTATGAATTTCTACAGCATTTGAGGAGTAGCCCCGAAACCGAGAATGTGCCGGTACTGATCATTACCAGTTTGAATGGAACGGAAAGCGAATTAAAAGGCTTTGAATATGGGGCCGATGATTTTGTGACCAAGCCCATCAATATGAATTCATTAATCGCGCGAATTCAACGACATCTGGCAAGAACCTATCCGAAGAAAATAAGTTTAAACAATCAAAAAGTAAGCGTATAA
- a CDS encoding phosphoenolpyruvate carboxykinase (ATP) produces MYEALYNEPFYEQFYQELRQLLQGPNIKTVNMGYLEKEARKYANKSRFHSYVWMSKFSSRLAPKTVYLGSPRVRQPKLLDSHIKILENHEEELKKVLHLVKNLPFVHIRRQMGNNDYYNPICNLYVSVADPKNVRNAYMWASTMFDVGRRPGPEFIMLHIPEEHIMRAQVLALPEYNLNIALGTDYLGEDKKGFLRQAMWRADEQGMLGLHAGTKIVTVRDPQDNRLKKYGVFLFGMTATGKSTWSCHQLGLDHTRGEKTEVCQDDIVFLRDDGSALGSENNFYVKTDVRPDQQEAMYNALVHKSALIENVMMNYRGEIDFLDESLCGNGRAVIFRKRLMVEQNKKLVSISAPSVNLPSLDEMDGIIFAFITRRNTIMPFAQRLTPEQGVLAYLWGESTHSYASNPEKAGESVRIVGTDPFIIGSRGVKVNRFYDIVMKLVEKYPDKVRFVMYNTGGMGEIIETSEQNGKIVKKLVRKVERVPLNLMAAIQRGDLRVTNTYEVGILGTEGIVAVEGRPLHEYDVRRFYSEEQINNYLKELIEGRKKFTEEIAAEGLKPEIIRAAQRAFSIEQKLEAARVTVPEAIGQKHARSEPSTAGHGSMRPRRPGVWRWR; encoded by the coding sequence ATGTACGAAGCGCTTTACAACGAACCGTTTTACGAACAGTTTTATCAGGAATTGAGGCAGCTTTTACAGGGCCCGAACATCAAAACAGTAAATATGGGCTATCTGGAAAAGGAAGCGCGTAAATACGCCAACAAGTCACGCTTTCATTCGTATGTCTGGATGTCTAAATTTTCCAGCAGATTGGCGCCCAAAACGGTTTACCTGGGCAGCCCGCGCGTACGTCAGCCTAAATTGCTGGATTCGCACATCAAAATCCTGGAAAATCATGAAGAAGAATTGAAAAAAGTTCTGCACCTGGTTAAAAACTTACCCTTTGTTCATATTCGCCGCCAGATGGGCAACAATGATTATTACAATCCGATCTGCAATTTGTACGTTTCGGTGGCGGATCCTAAAAATGTGCGCAACGCCTATATGTGGGCCAGCACCATGTTCGATGTGGGGCGTCGGCCGGGGCCGGAGTTCATCATGCTGCACATTCCGGAAGAGCACATCATGCGCGCTCAGGTTCTGGCTTTGCCCGAATACAATTTAAACATTGCGCTGGGCACAGATTATCTAGGCGAAGACAAAAAAGGCTTTTTACGTCAGGCCATGTGGCGCGCCGACGAACAGGGCATGTTGGGCCTGCATGCCGGCACTAAAATCGTTACGGTGCGCGATCCACAGGACAACCGATTAAAAAAGTACGGCGTCTTTTTGTTCGGCATGACCGCCACCGGCAAATCCACCTGGTCCTGCCACCAGTTGGGGCTGGATCATACGCGCGGCGAAAAGACCGAAGTCTGTCAGGACGATATCGTCTTTTTGCGCGACGACGGATCGGCCCTGGGATCGGAAAACAATTTTTACGTAAAAACCGATGTGCGTCCCGATCAGCAAGAGGCCATGTACAACGCCCTGGTGCATAAGTCCGCGCTTATTGAAAATGTGATGATGAACTATCGAGGTGAAATCGACTTTCTGGATGAATCGCTGTGCGGCAACGGACGGGCGGTGATTTTCAGAAAACGGTTGATGGTCGAACAAAATAAAAAACTGGTCAGCATCAGCGCGCCGTCGGTTAACCTGCCCTCGTTAGATGAAATGGATGGCATTATTTTCGCCTTTATTACGCGCCGCAATACCATCATGCCCTTTGCCCAGCGCTTGACGCCGGAACAGGGCGTACTGGCCTATCTGTGGGGCGAATCCACGCACAGCTACGCATCCAATCCGGAAAAGGCCGGCGAATCGGTGCGCATTGTGGGCACCGATCCTTTTATCATTGGATCGCGCGGCGTAAAAGTCAATCGCTTTTATGACATCGTCATGAAGTTAGTAGAAAAGTATCCCGATAAAGTGCGCTTTGTCATGTACAATACGGGCGGCATGGGGGAAATTATCGAAACCAGTGAGCAAAACGGAAAGATCGTCAAAAAACTGGTGCGCAAGGTGGAACGCGTGCCTTTGAACTTAATGGCCGCCATTCAGCGCGGCGATCTGCGCGTCACCAATACGTACGAAGTCGGTATTCTGGGCACCGAAGGCATTGTGGCCGTGGAAGGACGTCCCCTCCATGAATACGATGTGCGCAGATTTTATTCCGAAGAACAGATCAATAACTATTTAAAGGAACTGATCGAAGGCCGCAAGAAGTTTACCGAAGAAATTGCCGCGGAGGGATTGAAGCCGGAAATCATCCGCGCCGCCCAGCGTGCCTTTTCCATCGAACAAAAACTGGAAGCGGCCAGAGTAACGGTGCCAGAAGCAATTGGTCAAAAACACGCGCGAAGCGAGCCCTCGACGGCCGGCCATGGAAGCATGCGTCCTCGAAGGCCGGGCGTGTGGCGCTGGAGATAG
- a CDS encoding pyridoxal phosphate-dependent aminotransferase: MLSERIKHIGVSPTMKIAAKAIAMRAQGIDVVDFSVGEPDFPTPQFIKDAGKQAIDQNITRYTMNAGTMELRKAIAEYLYKEHGVEYDPAKQILVTNGAKQAIFNVIMALISDGDEVIVPAPYWVSYPEMVRLAGGRPVIVETHEENGFRLTPEQLKQNISASTRAFILCNPSNPTGAAYSQDDLMELAKVLEEEEIFIIADEIYSRLVYDNFRFTSFASISAKLKERTILINGFSKAFSMTGWRIGYLAGPKEIVEAANKIQSHSTSNANSISQFAALQALKGPSYEVGRMVAEFQRRRNYVVQRLRAIPDISVTEPQGAFYVFPNISAYFGKEHKGHYIRNSYGLAYYLLREANVVVVPGAAFGSDQHIRISYSASMEQIEKGMKRMAEALRRLKTPTKIKFVQLNNYRTKVPKKAPLESKINYEQREALIAEAEAHLKFNQYFEWNANINGLIIQLRTNSAHLNDFWIENWYPAQLESDLEPHGVIYAVDGVVGREPHAFYHSESSTGLLFNSDYYGALRSLALTLVADLGERLFDLHTVRGFSGDFQGRGFVLIGPRGTQKTPLFYQLLQDENMALHSNDLLFVRFGGGFAAADVAERKFYLPTQHAEYFPALEALFEKCKCENVITNRVDCEYQNCVNAEQCSMDRGAPYCFMASKTSTAMLDPYWIGGMERHVKRIDLQFLFLLTNDPLAEPLKELDAEHALQLLRRGSSSGAAMPGQGKDQPFYNPYLLPHDELRLKQHQERFLRLLQFVKVVQLNTANQTPARLAERLKEMITG, from the coding sequence GTGCTTAGCGAACGGATAAAACATATTGGCGTTTCGCCGACCATGAAAATTGCGGCCAAGGCGATTGCCATGCGCGCGCAGGGGATTGACGTGGTCGATTTTAGCGTTGGCGAACCGGATTTTCCCACGCCGCAGTTCATCAAAGACGCCGGAAAACAGGCCATCGATCAAAACATTACCAGGTACACCATGAACGCCGGCACCATGGAACTGCGCAAAGCCATTGCCGAATATCTGTACAAAGAACACGGCGTGGAATACGATCCTGCAAAGCAGATTCTGGTGACCAATGGCGCTAAACAGGCTATTTTTAACGTCATCATGGCTCTTATTTCCGACGGCGACGAGGTGATTGTGCCCGCGCCCTACTGGGTTTCGTACCCGGAAATGGTGCGACTGGCCGGCGGGCGGCCGGTGATTGTGGAAACGCATGAAGAAAACGGCTTTCGCCTTACGCCCGAGCAGTTAAAACAAAATATTTCGGCCAGTACGCGGGCTTTCATCCTTTGCAATCCATCCAATCCCACGGGCGCCGCTTACAGTCAAGACGACCTGATGGAACTGGCAAAAGTTTTAGAGGAGGAAGAAATATTCATCATTGCCGATGAAATTTACTCCAGACTGGTGTATGACAATTTCCGCTTTACCAGTTTTGCCTCTATCAGCGCCAAATTAAAAGAACGCACCATTCTGATCAACGGTTTTTCCAAAGCCTTTTCCATGACCGGCTGGCGCATTGGTTATCTGGCCGGGCCAAAAGAAATTGTGGAAGCCGCTAACAAAATTCAAAGCCATTCCACTTCAAACGCCAATTCCATTTCACAATTTGCCGCCCTGCAGGCTTTAAAAGGACCATCGTACGAAGTGGGGCGCATGGTGGCAGAATTTCAGCGCAGGCGCAATTATGTGGTGCAGCGTTTGCGCGCCATTCCCGATATTTCGGTTACCGAGCCGCAGGGGGCCTTTTATGTCTTCCCCAATATCTCCGCCTATTTTGGCAAGGAGCATAAGGGACATTACATCCGCAATTCTTACGGCCTGGCTTACTATTTACTGCGCGAGGCTAATGTGGTGGTGGTGCCCGGGGCGGCCTTTGGCTCGGATCAACACATCCGCATCTCTTATTCGGCCTCTATGGAACAGATCGAAAAAGGTATGAAGCGCATGGCCGAAGCCCTGCGCCGCCTTAAAACGCCGACCAAAATAAAATTTGTGCAACTCAACAATTATCGAACAAAGGTGCCCAAAAAGGCCCCGCTGGAAAGCAAGATCAACTATGAACAGCGAGAAGCGCTGATTGCCGAGGCCGAAGCCCACTTAAAATTCAATCAGTATTTTGAGTGGAATGCCAATATTAACGGGCTGATTATCCAGCTGCGCACCAATAGCGCCCACTTAAACGATTTTTGGATTGAAAACTGGTATCCCGCCCAGCTGGAATCCGACCTGGAACCGCACGGCGTTATTTACGCTGTGGATGGCGTGGTGGGCCGCGAACCACACGCTTTTTATCATTCGGAATCGAGCACGGGTCTTTTGTTCAATAGCGATTATTACGGCGCTTTGCGTTCCCTGGCTTTAACCCTGGTTGCCGATTTGGGCGAACGCCTGTTCGATTTACACACAGTGCGTGGTTTTTCCGGCGACTTTCAGGGACGCGGATTTGTTTTGATCGGCCCCAGAGGCACGCAAAAAACGCCGCTGTTTTACCAGCTTTTACAGGATGAAAACATGGCTCTGCACAGCAATGATCTTTTGTTCGTGCGCTTTGGCGGAGGTTTTGCCGCGGCCGATGTGGCCGAACGTAAATTTTACCTGCCCACCCAACATGCGGAATATTTTCCTGCGCTGGAAGCCCTGTTTGAAAAGTGTAAATGCGAAAACGTGATCACCAATCGCGTTGATTGCGAATATCAAAACTGCGTAAACGCCGAGCAATGTTCAATGGATCGCGGCGCGCCGTACTGTTTTATGGCTTCAAAAACCTCAACGGCCATGCTCGATCCTTACTGGATTGGGGGAATGGAACGCCATGTGAAGCGGATCGATCTGCAGTTTTTATTTTTACTGACCAACGATCCGCTGGCAGAACCATTAAAAGAGCTGGATGCGGAACATGCTTTGCAGCTTTTGCGCAGAGGGAGCAGCAGCGGGGCGGCCATGCCCGGCCAGGGAAAAGATCAACCTTTTTACAATCCCTATTTGCTGCCGCATGACGAATTGCGTCTTAAGCAGCATCAGGAGCGATTTTTGCGACTCTTGCAGTTTGTAAAAGTCGTTCAGCTGAACACGGCCAATCAGACGCCGGCCCGGCTGGCCGAACGGCTTAAAGAAATGATTACCGGTTAG